In Streptomyces sp. NBC_00433, a single genomic region encodes these proteins:
- a CDS encoding LacI family transcriptional regulator — protein sequence MKDVAARAGVGLKTVSRVVNEEPGVTPDTVARVQSAIDALGFRRNDSARLLRTRRTASVGLVLEDLADPFYASLSRAVEDVARAHGALLFTGSSTENPRREQELVLAFCARRVDGLVVVPAGDDHRYLTPEIDAGVATVFVDRPAGRIDADVVLTDNAGGTRTGVAHLIAHGHRRIGFIGDQPGIHTAAERLRGYREAMADAGLPVRPDWYAMGPTTPERVRAALATMLTGPEPVTALFAGNNRVTVSAVRVLSGRPQPVALVGFDDFELADLLDPPVTVVAQDAPGLGRSAAQLLFRRLDGATSEEASRIELPARLIPRGSGEIPPAS from the coding sequence ATGAAGGATGTCGCCGCTCGGGCGGGCGTCGGACTCAAGACCGTTTCCCGCGTGGTGAACGAGGAACCGGGCGTGACGCCCGACACCGTGGCGCGCGTCCAGTCGGCCATCGACGCGCTCGGATTCCGGCGCAACGACAGCGCGCGGCTGCTGCGCACCCGTAGGACCGCGAGCGTCGGGCTGGTGCTCGAAGACCTCGCCGACCCGTTCTACGCCTCCCTCAGCCGAGCCGTGGAAGACGTGGCCCGCGCGCACGGCGCGCTGCTCTTCACCGGGTCGAGCACCGAGAACCCGCGCCGCGAGCAGGAGCTCGTGCTGGCTTTCTGCGCCCGCCGGGTCGACGGCCTGGTCGTGGTGCCGGCGGGCGACGACCACCGCTATCTCACCCCGGAGATCGACGCGGGTGTGGCCACGGTGTTCGTGGACCGGCCGGCCGGCCGCATCGACGCGGACGTCGTCCTCACCGACAATGCGGGCGGCACCCGCACCGGCGTGGCGCACCTGATCGCGCACGGCCACCGCAGGATCGGCTTCATCGGCGACCAGCCCGGCATCCACACCGCAGCGGAGCGGCTGCGCGGCTACCGCGAGGCGATGGCCGACGCGGGTCTGCCGGTGCGCCCCGACTGGTACGCGATGGGCCCCACCACGCCCGAACGGGTCAGGGCGGCGCTTGCCACCATGCTCACCGGGCCCGAACCGGTCACCGCGCTCTTCGCGGGCAACAACCGCGTCACCGTGTCAGCCGTACGCGTCCTGTCCGGCCGCCCGCAGCCGGTCGCGCTCGTCGGCTTCGACGACTTCGAACTGGCCGACCTGCTCGACCCGCCGGTCACCGTGGTGGCACAGGATGCCCCCGGTCTCGGCCGCAGCGCCGCGCAGCTGCTCTTCCGCCGGCTGGACGGCGCGACCTCGGAGGAGGCCAGCCGCATCGAGCTGCCGGCCCGGCTGATCCCGCGCGGCTCGGGCGAGATCCCGCCGGCCTCCTGA
- a CDS encoding ROK family protein: protein MHPHGATGPLVAALDIGGTKIAGALIDTEGRPVARSLRPTPPGGDGETVMRAVAEVVAELCAAPQWSAAVAVGIGSAGPVDAPHGTVSPVNVPGWRDFPLVPRVGEAAGGLPVVLTGDGVAMTAAEHWQGAARGYDNALCMVVSTGVGGGLVLGGVLLPGPTGNAGHIGHISVDLDGDLCPCGSRGCVERIASGPNIARRALESGWLPPVGTEPTAAAVAESARAGDPLAVASFDRAAQALAAGIAATATLVEINVAVIGGGVAGAGPVLFDPLRDHLTRYATLSFAAGVDVVPAKLGTDAGLVGAAAAAAQGLGLSGFVAG from the coding sequence ATGCACCCCCACGGCGCGACCGGTCCACTCGTGGCCGCACTGGACATCGGCGGTACGAAGATCGCCGGGGCGCTCATCGACACCGAGGGCCGCCCCGTGGCACGGTCCCTTCGGCCGACGCCCCCCGGCGGGGACGGCGAGACGGTGATGCGGGCCGTCGCCGAGGTCGTCGCGGAGCTGTGCGCCGCCCCGCAGTGGTCCGCGGCGGTCGCCGTGGGCATCGGCAGCGCCGGTCCCGTGGACGCCCCGCACGGCACCGTCAGCCCGGTCAACGTGCCCGGCTGGCGCGACTTCCCGCTGGTCCCGCGGGTCGGCGAGGCGGCCGGCGGCCTGCCGGTGGTGCTCACCGGCGACGGCGTCGCGATGACCGCGGCGGAGCACTGGCAGGGCGCCGCCCGTGGCTACGACAACGCGCTGTGCATGGTGGTGTCCACCGGGGTCGGCGGCGGACTGGTGCTCGGCGGCGTCCTGCTGCCCGGCCCGACCGGCAATGCCGGGCACATCGGACACATCAGCGTCGACCTCGACGGCGACCTGTGCCCGTGCGGCTCGCGCGGCTGCGTCGAGCGCATCGCCAGCGGCCCCAACATCGCCCGCCGCGCCCTGGAGTCCGGCTGGCTGCCGCCGGTCGGCACCGAGCCCACCGCGGCCGCCGTCGCCGAGTCCGCGCGGGCCGGCGACCCGCTCGCGGTGGCGTCCTTCGACCGCGCCGCCCAGGCGCTCGCCGCAGGCATCGCCGCCACCGCGACGCTGGTCGAGATCAACGTCGCCGTGATCGGCGGCGGCGTCGCGGGCGCGGGCCCGGTGCTCTTCGACCCGCTGCGCGACCACCTGACCCGCTACGCCACCCTTTCCTTCGCCGCGGGTGTGGACGTCGTCCCGGCCAAACTCGGCACGGACGCCGGCCTGGTGGGCGCGGCCGCCGCGGCGGCGCAGGGCCTCGGGCTCTCGGGTTTCGTGGCCGGCTGA
- a CDS encoding helix-turn-helix transcriptional regulator gives MALGTDYAQQDCTLARALEVVGERWSLLIVRDAFYGVRRFNDFLVHLDIPRAVLTARLAALTAAGVLRKEAYQQSPPRYDYVLTEAGLDLWPPVHALMRWGGRHASEGEPTRTFHHAGCGTRLDMTGGCPACGVPQVAPADVESRSPADPDRAHRADPVAAALAPPFRLLRPVRGAAGADAFAGGEDPGNS, from the coding sequence ATGGCACTCGGCACCGATTACGCGCAGCAGGACTGCACCCTCGCCCGCGCCCTGGAGGTGGTCGGCGAGCGCTGGAGCCTGTTGATCGTGCGGGACGCCTTCTACGGTGTGCGCAGGTTCAACGACTTCCTGGTCCACCTGGACATCCCGCGGGCCGTGCTGACCGCGCGACTGGCCGCCCTCACCGCGGCGGGGGTGCTGCGCAAGGAGGCCTACCAGCAGTCGCCGCCGCGCTACGACTACGTCCTCACCGAGGCCGGGCTCGACCTGTGGCCGCCGGTGCACGCGCTGATGCGCTGGGGCGGCCGTCACGCCTCGGAGGGCGAGCCGACCAGGACCTTCCACCACGCCGGCTGCGGGACCCGGCTCGACATGACCGGCGGCTGCCCGGCCTGCGGGGTGCCGCAGGTGGCCCCCGCCGACGTCGAGTCGCGCTCGCCGGCCGACCCGGACCGCGCGCACCGCGCCGACCCGGTCGCCGCCGCGCTCGCCCCCCCGTTCCGCCTGCTGCGCCCGGTGCGCGGCGCTGCCGGGGCCGACGCGTTTGCCGGGGGCGAGGATCCGGGCAATTCGTAG
- a CDS encoding NUDIX domain-containing protein, with protein MIIWVNGAFGAGKSTAARELLDLVPESTLYDPEALGSCLRQLLPEKRLQEVTDYQELPIWRRLVVETGAALLAEVGGVLVIPMTLLRQEHRDEIFGGLASRGIEVRHLLLDPGETILRARIADWTEHPDHSPVGDAARHWALERIPDYLDALPWLALDAHVIRTAGLTPRETALRLTEAVSQGAGACGIVQTPEPRAETVAAGVLLFDDADRVLLVDPTYKPGWEFPGGVVERGESPARAGYREVAEELGIELTGGLELLVVDWEPPHPPGHGGLRLLFDGGRVATADIDRLLLPPAELRDWRFVTEDEAADLLPPVRLDRLRWALRAREQGRPLNLEAGHPAE; from the coding sequence GTGATCATCTGGGTGAACGGGGCGTTCGGCGCGGGCAAGAGCACTGCCGCACGGGAGCTGCTCGACCTCGTACCGGAAAGCACCCTGTACGACCCCGAAGCGCTCGGGAGCTGTCTGCGGCAACTGCTGCCGGAGAAACGGCTCCAGGAGGTCACCGACTACCAGGAACTCCCCATCTGGCGGCGGCTGGTCGTCGAGACCGGCGCCGCACTGCTGGCCGAGGTCGGAGGGGTCCTCGTGATCCCGATGACGCTGCTGCGACAGGAACACCGCGACGAGATATTCGGCGGTCTCGCCTCCCGCGGGATCGAGGTCCGGCATCTGCTGCTCGACCCGGGAGAAACGATCCTGCGAGCCCGCATCGCCGACTGGACAGAACACCCCGACCACTCCCCGGTCGGCGACGCCGCCCGGCACTGGGCGCTGGAGCGCATCCCCGACTACCTCGACGCGCTGCCCTGGCTGGCGCTCGACGCCCATGTGATCCGCACGGCCGGGCTGACACCCCGGGAGACGGCGCTGCGGCTCACCGAGGCCGTCAGCCAGGGCGCCGGGGCCTGCGGCATCGTACAGACCCCGGAACCGCGCGCCGAGACGGTGGCCGCCGGGGTGCTGCTCTTCGACGACGCCGACCGCGTCCTGCTCGTCGACCCCACCTACAAACCCGGCTGGGAATTCCCCGGCGGCGTCGTCGAGCGCGGCGAGTCACCGGCACGGGCCGGATACCGCGAGGTCGCCGAGGAGCTGGGCATCGAACTGACCGGCGGCCTCGAACTCCTGGTGGTCGACTGGGAACCGCCGCACCCGCCGGGCCACGGCGGACTGCGGCTGCTCTTCGACGGCGGCCGGGTGGCCACCGCCGACATCGACCGGCTGCTGCTGCCGCCCGCCGAACTGCGCGACTGGCGCTTCGTCACCGAGGACGAGGCCGCCGACCTGCTGCCGCCGGTCCGGCTCGACCGGCTGCGCTGGGCCCTGCGCGCCCGCGAACAGGGCCGACCCCTCAACCTCGAAGCAGGCCACCCCGCCGAATGA
- a CDS encoding dipeptidase has protein sequence MPSVPLSETVASLMPRARTELAELVSYASVADERQFPRSESEKAAGWVADALRAEGFQDVALLDTPDGTQSVYGLLPGPVGAPTVLLYAHYDVQPPLDESAWLSPPFELTERDGRWYGRGAADCKGGVLMHLTALRALREQGGVPVNVKVIVEGSEEQGTGGLERYAEAHPDLLTADAIVIGDAGNFRVGLPTVTSTLRGMVQLVVRVATLEGNLHSGQFGGAAPDALAALIRMLDSLRDDSGATVVDGLDGSGTWTGLDYPEEDFRRDAKVLDGVELIGTGTVADRIWARPSVTVLGIDAPPVIGATPSVHASAGALVSVRVPPGVTAEQASEALTAHLRSAAPWGARVEVTQRGSGQPFQADTSSPAYSAMAEAMREAYGQELAVAGQGGSIPLCNTLATLYPRAEILLIGLSEPEAQIHAVNESVSPEELERLSLAEAVFLQRYAASKAPASAG, from the coding sequence ATGCCGTCCGTTCCGCTGTCCGAGACCGTCGCCTCACTGATGCCCCGTGCACGTACCGAGCTGGCAGAGCTGGTGTCGTACGCGTCGGTCGCCGACGAGCGGCAGTTCCCGCGCAGCGAGAGCGAGAAGGCGGCGGGCTGGGTGGCGGACGCGCTGCGCGCCGAGGGCTTCCAGGATGTGGCCCTGCTCGACACGCCGGACGGCACCCAATCGGTCTACGGTCTGCTGCCCGGCCCGGTGGGCGCGCCGACGGTGCTGCTGTACGCACACTACGACGTGCAGCCGCCGCTGGACGAGTCGGCGTGGCTGTCGCCGCCGTTCGAGCTGACCGAGCGCGACGGGCGGTGGTACGGCCGGGGCGCCGCGGACTGCAAGGGCGGGGTGCTGATGCACCTGACGGCGCTGCGGGCCCTGCGGGAGCAGGGCGGTGTGCCGGTGAACGTCAAGGTGATCGTGGAGGGTTCCGAGGAGCAGGGCACCGGCGGGCTCGAGCGCTATGCGGAGGCGCACCCGGATCTGCTCACCGCCGACGCGATCGTGATCGGCGACGCGGGTAATTTCCGGGTGGGCCTGCCGACCGTGACGTCGACGCTGCGCGGCATGGTGCAACTGGTGGTGCGGGTCGCCACCCTGGAGGGCAATCTGCACTCGGGCCAGTTCGGCGGGGCCGCGCCCGACGCGCTGGCGGCGCTGATCAGGATGCTGGACTCGCTGCGGGACGACTCGGGGGCGACCGTCGTCGACGGCCTGGACGGTTCGGGCACGTGGACGGGGCTCGACTACCCGGAGGAGGACTTCCGCCGGGATGCCAAGGTGCTCGACGGGGTGGAGCTGATCGGCACCGGCACCGTCGCCGACCGTATCTGGGCCCGCCCTTCGGTGACGGTGCTGGGCATCGACGCCCCGCCGGTCATCGGTGCCACGCCGTCGGTGCACGCCTCGGCGGGCGCGCTGGTGAGCGTCAGGGTGCCGCCCGGTGTGACGGCGGAGCAGGCCTCGGAGGCCCTGACGGCCCATCTGCGGTCGGCGGCGCCGTGGGGCGCCCGGGTCGAGGTGACCCAGCGCGGCAGCGGCCAGCCCTTCCAGGCCGACACGTCGAGCCCGGCCTATTCCGCGATGGCCGAGGCGATGCGGGAGGCGTACGGGCAGGAGTTGGCGGTCGCCGGCCAGGGCGGTTCGATCCCGCTGTGCAACACGCTGGCGACGCTGTATCCGCGGGCGGAGATCCTGCTGATCGGGCTGAGCGAGCCGGAGGCGCAGATCCACGCGGTCAACGAGAGCGTGTCGCCGGAGGAGTTGGAGCGGCTGTCGCTGGCGGAGGCGGTCTTCCTGCAGCGTTATGCGGCGTCGAAGGCGCCCGCGTCCGCGGGCTGA
- a CDS encoding geranylgeranyl reductase family protein, with protein MSGEQAAQDSGAGDGETSTVWDVVVIGAGPAGASAAHAAAVTGRRVLLLEKAELPRYKTCGGGIIGPSRDALPPGFELPLRDRVHAVTFSLNGRLSRTKRSRQMLFGLINRPEFDAALVDAAREAGAEVRTGVTVSRVEQHGPGVPDRRTVAVIVNASGAAAGKRDEEIVYARSVVGADGSASRIGAHVGVKLDQVDLGLEAEIPVPTSVAEDWSGRVLIDWGPLPGSYGWVFPKGDSLTVGVISARGDGGATKRYLDDFIARLGLAGFEPSVSSGHLTRCRADDSPLSRGRVLVCGDAAGLLEPWTREGISYALRSGRLAGEWAVRIAESHDAVDARRQALNYAFAVKAGLGVEMGVGRRMLTLFERRPGLLHAALTTFPPAWRAFAGITRGNRSLAELVRTHPMARRALDSVSRA; from the coding sequence GTGAGCGGTGAGCAGGCGGCGCAGGACAGCGGTGCGGGTGACGGCGAGACGTCCACGGTCTGGGACGTCGTGGTGATCGGCGCGGGCCCCGCGGGAGCGTCGGCGGCCCATGCGGCAGCTGTCACCGGCCGCCGGGTCCTGCTGCTGGAGAAAGCCGAACTCCCCAGGTACAAGACCTGCGGCGGCGGCATCATCGGGCCCTCGCGGGACGCGCTGCCGCCCGGTTTCGAACTGCCGCTGCGCGACCGGGTGCACGCGGTCACCTTCAGCCTCAACGGCCGGCTGTCCAGGACCAAGCGCTCCCGGCAGATGCTCTTCGGGCTGATCAACCGCCCCGAATTCGACGCTGCCCTGGTCGACGCGGCCCGCGAGGCCGGCGCCGAGGTGCGCACGGGTGTGACCGTCTCCCGGGTGGAGCAGCACGGCCCCGGCGTGCCCGACCGGCGCACGGTCGCGGTGATAGTGAACGCCAGCGGTGCGGCGGCCGGGAAGCGCGACGAGGAGATCGTCTACGCCCGCTCCGTGGTCGGCGCCGACGGCAGCGCCAGCCGGATAGGAGCCCATGTCGGGGTCAAGCTCGACCAGGTCGACCTCGGCCTGGAGGCGGAGATCCCCGTGCCGACCTCGGTGGCCGAGGACTGGAGCGGCCGCGTGCTCATCGACTGGGGTCCGCTGCCCGGCAGTTACGGCTGGGTCTTCCCCAAGGGCGACTCCCTCACCGTGGGCGTCATCTCCGCCCGCGGCGACGGCGGCGCCACCAAGCGCTACCTGGACGACTTCATCGCCCGGCTCGGTCTGGCCGGCTTCGAGCCCAGCGTGTCCAGCGGGCACCTCACCCGCTGCCGCGCCGACGACTCGCCACTGTCCCGCGGCCGGGTGCTGGTCTGCGGCGACGCGGCGGGCCTGCTCGAACCCTGGACCCGGGAGGGCATCTCCTACGCGCTGCGCTCCGGCCGGCTCGCGGGGGAGTGGGCGGTGCGCATCGCCGAGTCGCACGACGCCGTGGACGCCCGCCGCCAAGCGCTCAACTACGCCTTCGCCGTCAAGGCAGGCCTCGGCGTCGAGATGGGCGTCGGCCGCCGGATGCTCACCCTCTTCGAGCGGCGCCCGGGACTGCTGCACGCGGCGCTCACCACCTTCCCGCCGGCCTGGCGGGCCTTCGCCGGCATCACCCGCGGCAACCGCTCGCTGGCCGAACTCGTCCGCACCCACCCGATGGCCCGCCGGGCGCTGGACAGCGTGAGCCGGGCCTGA
- a CDS encoding nitroreductase family deazaflavin-dependent oxidoreductase → MSEQVESVQQAQHVRKPGWFTVNVMNRAVAFLTRRGFSVWGSRVLAVRGRKSGEWRTTPVNLLTLDGERYLVAPRGHVQWTHNMRAAGGGELHLGRKVEEFTAVEIADDDKTPILRGYLKRWKAEVGVFFDGVGPDSTAEELRAIAPRHPVFRIRRADEAEVATEGARR, encoded by the coding sequence ATGTCCGAGCAGGTCGAGAGCGTTCAGCAGGCCCAGCACGTCCGGAAGCCCGGCTGGTTCACCGTCAATGTGATGAATCGGGCCGTCGCCTTCCTGACCCGGCGCGGCTTCAGCGTCTGGGGCTCGCGGGTGCTCGCCGTCCGCGGCCGCAAGAGCGGGGAGTGGCGGACCACTCCGGTCAATCTGCTCACCCTGGACGGCGAGCGCTATCTGGTGGCCCCGCGCGGCCACGTCCAGTGGACGCACAACATGCGGGCGGCCGGCGGCGGTGAGCTGCACCTGGGCAGGAAGGTCGAGGAGTTCACCGCGGTCGAGATCGCGGACGACGACAAGACCCCGATATTGCGCGGGTATCTCAAGCGCTGGAAGGCCGAGGTGGGCGTCTTCTTCGATGGCGTCGGCCCGGATTCCACCGCCGAGGAGCTGCGCGCGATAGCGCCCAGGCACCCGGTCTTCCGGATACGGCGGGCCGACGAAGCGGAGGTCGCGACCGAAGGCGCGCGCAGGTGA
- a CDS encoding TetR/AcrR family transcriptional regulator codes for MSAIRGARERARAEITAAIKEEAARQLAEQGSAGLSLRAVARELGMASSALYRYYPSRDDLLTALIIDAYDAVGAAVEEALAVIDGGRPAPEPVDRWVAVCRAVRDWAVAHPYEYALIYGSPVPGYAAPQDTVVPASRVPLALVSVVRDAHAAGLLGEPPGRPLAGPVRADAGRLAAELAPELPVRVIAALVAAWAQVFGIVSFELFGQFNQVVEARGEFFEQAAVALAAQVGLRTEGAAQDGAIPAGTAAGASGAGGILPGK; via the coding sequence ATGAGTGCGATCAGAGGAGCAAGAGAAAGGGCCAGGGCGGAGATCACCGCGGCCATCAAGGAGGAGGCGGCGCGGCAGCTGGCCGAGCAGGGCTCCGCCGGCCTGTCGCTGCGCGCGGTCGCCCGCGAGCTGGGCATGGCGTCCTCCGCTCTCTACCGCTACTACCCCAGTCGCGACGACCTGCTCACCGCCCTCATCATCGACGCCTACGACGCGGTCGGCGCGGCGGTCGAGGAGGCGCTGGCCGTGATCGACGGCGGTCGGCCGGCCCCGGAGCCGGTCGACCGCTGGGTCGCCGTGTGCCGTGCGGTCCGCGACTGGGCGGTCGCCCACCCTTACGAATACGCCCTGATCTACGGCTCGCCCGTGCCCGGCTACGCGGCGCCGCAGGACACTGTCGTGCCCGCCTCCCGGGTCCCCCTCGCGCTGGTGTCGGTGGTCCGCGACGCCCACGCGGCCGGGCTGCTCGGCGAACCCCCCGGGCGCCCGCTGGCCGGTCCGGTGCGCGCGGACGCCGGGCGGCTGGCCGCCGAGCTGGCGCCCGAGCTTCCGGTCCGGGTGATCGCCGCGCTCGTCGCCGCCTGGGCCCAGGTCTTCGGGATTGTCAGCTTCGAGCTCTTCGGCCAGTTCAACCAGGTCGTGGAGGCCCGCGGCGAGTTCTTCGAGCAGGCCGCGGTCGCGCTGGCCGCGCAGGTGGGGCTGCGGACGGAAGGCGCCGCCCAGGACGGCGCGATACCCGCGGGCACCGCGGCGGGCGCATCCGGCGCCGGCGGCATACTCCCGGGGAAGTAG
- a CDS encoding sensor histidine kinase: MTYEVQPGPPWRGRFPAGRGHGGGFPLWAPALVLAFVQVVGSSVAGRHQTVRVDLDRLGYLLLLAGPALLLLRRRRPVEVAAGTAVVTLLYTVLGYPYGPVFASLVVAFFSAVAAGHRRAVLIVAGAGFAGHALVGEWLYRRLPPSGDSRTSWQELSGAAAWLLAVLAAAELFRVRREQIGRERRERAEAERRQGDEERMRIARELHDVLAHSISLINVQAGVALALMDERPEQARTALTTIKAASKEALGEVRQVLSTLRAPGEAPRAPAPGLDRLPELLEQARAAGLRAEVTVEGDATPLPAGADLAAFRIVQEALTNIVRHSGSRTARVRLGYQPGCVRVRVDDDGPAVAGGESGGGNGLVGMRERAAALGGTIETGLRSDGGFRVLACLPLTAPEPPTAAGPPGAADPVRPADPAGPADPAGPAAPAGPADPGRAPDAAHPGRAPGSRRGRGTTGRAVGSTVAEERR, translated from the coding sequence ATGACGTACGAGGTGCAGCCGGGGCCGCCCTGGCGCGGGCGCTTTCCCGCAGGCCGCGGCCATGGCGGCGGGTTCCCGCTGTGGGCGCCCGCGCTGGTGCTGGCCTTCGTCCAGGTGGTCGGCTCCAGCGTGGCCGGGCGGCACCAGACCGTACGCGTCGACCTGGACCGGCTCGGCTATCTGCTGCTGCTCGCGGGCCCCGCGTTGCTGCTGCTGCGCCGACGCAGGCCGGTCGAGGTGGCCGCGGGCACCGCCGTGGTGACGCTGCTCTACACCGTCCTCGGATATCCCTACGGGCCGGTCTTCGCCAGCCTGGTGGTGGCCTTCTTCAGCGCGGTCGCCGCCGGACACCGCAGAGCCGTGCTCATCGTGGCCGGCGCCGGCTTCGCCGGCCACGCACTTGTCGGCGAATGGCTCTATCGCCGGCTGCCGCCGTCCGGCGACAGTCGCACGTCGTGGCAGGAGTTGTCCGGGGCCGCGGCCTGGCTGCTGGCGGTGCTGGCCGCGGCGGAGCTCTTCCGGGTGCGGCGCGAGCAGATCGGCAGGGAGCGGCGGGAGCGGGCCGAGGCGGAGCGGCGCCAGGGCGACGAGGAGCGGATGCGGATCGCCCGGGAGCTGCACGATGTGCTGGCGCACAGCATCTCGTTGATCAACGTGCAGGCCGGCGTGGCCCTCGCGCTGATGGACGAGCGGCCCGAGCAGGCCCGTACCGCGCTCACCACGATCAAGGCGGCGAGCAAGGAGGCACTGGGAGAGGTGCGGCAGGTGCTCAGTACGCTGCGGGCGCCCGGCGAGGCGCCGCGCGCCCCCGCCCCCGGCCTCGACCGGCTCCCCGAACTGCTGGAGCAGGCCAGGGCCGCGGGCCTGCGGGCCGAGGTGACCGTCGAGGGCGACGCGACGCCGCTGCCCGCGGGCGCCGACCTGGCAGCCTTCCGCATCGTCCAGGAGGCGCTGACCAACATCGTGCGGCACTCCGGATCACGCACCGCACGGGTCCGCCTCGGCTACCAGCCCGGCTGCGTGCGGGTGCGGGTCGACGACGACGGGCCGGCGGTGGCCGGCGGCGAGAGCGGCGGCGGCAACGGCCTGGTGGGCATGCGCGAACGCGCGGCCGCGCTGGGCGGCACGATCGAGACCGGGCTCCGCTCCGACGGTGGCTTCCGCGTCCTGGCCTGCCTGCCCCTCACCGCCCCCGAGCCCCCGACGGCGGCAGGCCCGCCGGGCGCCGCCGACCCGGTGCGACCTGCCGACCCGGCCGGACCTGCCGACCCGGCCGGACCTGCCGCCCCGGCCGGACCTGCCGACCCGGGCCGGGCCCCCGACGCCGCGCATCCCGGGCGGGCCCCCGGGAGCCGCCGGGGGCGGGGCACCACCGGCCGTGCGGTCGGCAGCACCGTCGCTGAGGAGCGTCGATGA
- a CDS encoding response regulator transcription factor yields MIRVVLADDQALVRAGFRALLDAQRDIEVVGEAADGQQALRTVREVRPDAVLMDIRMPVMDGLAATRHITGDAALEGVKVVVLTTFELDEYVFEAIRAGASGFLVKDTEPAELLRAVRAVVAGDALLSPGVTRRLIAEFAARSKEPAAVTALDQLTDREREVMALVGIGLSNEEIARRLVVSPLTAKTHVSRAMVKLGARDRAQLVVMAYESGLVRPGWLG; encoded by the coding sequence ATGATCCGAGTGGTCCTGGCCGACGACCAGGCGCTGGTGCGGGCCGGTTTCCGGGCGCTGCTCGACGCGCAGCGCGACATCGAGGTCGTCGGTGAGGCGGCCGACGGGCAGCAGGCGCTGCGGACGGTGCGGGAAGTGCGGCCGGACGCGGTGCTGATGGACATCCGCATGCCGGTGATGGACGGGCTCGCCGCCACCCGGCACATCACCGGGGACGCCGCGCTCGAAGGGGTGAAGGTGGTCGTGCTGACCACTTTCGAGCTGGACGAATACGTCTTCGAGGCGATCCGCGCCGGCGCCTCCGGCTTCCTGGTCAAGGACACGGAGCCGGCCGAGCTGCTGCGGGCGGTCCGTGCGGTGGTGGCCGGCGACGCGCTGCTCTCGCCCGGCGTCACCCGCCGGCTGATCGCCGAATTCGCCGCCCGCTCCAAGGAGCCGGCGGCGGTGACGGCCCTCGACCAGCTCACCGACCGCGAACGCGAGGTGATGGCGCTGGTCGGCATCGGCCTGTCCAACGAGGAGATCGCCCGCCGCCTGGTGGTCAGCCCGCTCACCGCGAAGACGCACGTCAGCCGGGCCATGGTCAAGCTCGGCGCCCGCGACCGGGCCCAACTGGTCGTCATGGCCTACGAGTCCGGTCTCGTACGCCCCGGCTGGCTCGGCTGA